A section of the Drosophila sechellia strain sech25 chromosome 3L, ASM438219v1, whole genome shotgun sequence genome encodes:
- the LOC6605404 gene encoding rho GTPase-activating protein 68F isoform X1, whose protein sequence is MDAHSRFAPRLPGPAINPIVDNSDEPQPSLSDLHDFEPKLEFDDTELLAPSPLEKDVMVGDFVLAEDPELEPEEDVNPLEDDFEDQLREQSENFQTPRNKCDFLGTDKQGRHIFGIYASRFPEKSQLEGFVREIIKEIEPFVENDYILVYFHQGLKEDNKPSAQFLWNSYKELDRNFRKNLKTLYVVHPTWFIRVIWNFFSPFISDKFRKKLVYISSLDELRQALGLNKLKLPDNICDLDDKLNPSRKPSTPPPSSNINASRQQQHKMATTHQFGVPLKFIVMNSPCLNSIPPIVRKCVDSLSITGVIDTEGIFRRSGNHSEIMALKERVNRGEDVDLKSVNVHVIAGLLKSFLRDLAEPLLTFELYEDVTRFLDWPKEERSRNVTQLIREKLPEENYELFKYIVEFLVRVMDCEDLNKMTSSNLAIVFGPNFLWSRSTSTSLEEIAPINAFVDFVLQNHKDIYLIDVNQRTVSVD, encoded by the exons ATGGACGCCCATTCGCGTTTCGCGCCGAGATTACCAG GTCCCGCCATCAATCCGATCGTCGATAACTCGGACGAGCCCCAACCCAGTCTCTCCGATCTGCACGACTTCGAGCCGAAGCTAGAGTTTGATGATACCGAGCTGCTGGCTCCATCTCCGCTAGAAA AAGATGTTATGGTCGGTGATTTCGTTCTGGCCGAAG ATCCAGAACTTGAGCCCGAGGAAGATGTAAATCCGCTGGAGGACGACTTCGAGGACCAACTCAGGGAGCAGTCTGAAAACTTTCAGACTCCCAGAAACAAATGCGATTTCCTGGGAACCGATAAGCAGGGTCGCCACATCTTTGGCATTTATGCATCCCGCTTTCCCGAAAAATCCCAACTGGAAGGATTTGTGCG GGAAATCATCAAGGAGATCGAACCGTTTGTGGAGAACGACTACATCTTGGTTTATTTCCATCAAGGCCTCAAGGAGGACAACAAACCATCCGCACAGTTCCTGTGGAATTCGTACAAGGAGCTCGATCGCAACTTCCGCAAGAATCTGAAGACGCTGTATGTGGTTCATCCGACGTGGTTCATACGAGTCATTTGGAACTTCTTTAGCCCCTTCATCAGCGACAAGTTCCGCAAGAAGCTAGTCTACATCTCCAGCTTGGACGAGCTGCGCCAGGCGCTCGGCCTGAACAAGCTGAAGCTGCCGGACAACATCTGCGACCTGGACGACAAACTGAACCCCAGCCGGAAGCCATCGACACCGCCGCCCAGCAGCAATATAAATGCATcccggcagcagcagcacaaaatGGCGACGACGCATCAATTTGGTGTGCCCCTGAAATTCATTGTGATGAACAGTCCGTGCTTGAACTCCATTCCGCCAATTGTGCGCAAGTGCGTGGACTCGCTGTCCATAACGGGCGTGATCGATACGGAGGGCATATTCCGTCGATCGGGCAATCACTCGGAGATCATGGCGCTAAAGGAGCGCGTTAACCGCGGCGAGGATGTGGATCTGAAGAGCGTGAATGTCCACGTGATAGCCGGCCTGCTGAAGAGTTTCCTGCGCGATCTCGCCGAGCCGCTGCTCACCTTCGAGCTGTACGAGGACGTGACACGTTTCCTAGACTGGCCCAAGGAAGAGCGTTCGAGGAACGTGACGCAACTGATACGCGAAAAACTGCCAGAGGAGAACTACGAACTGTTCAAGTACATTGTCGAGTTCCTGGTCAGGGTGATGGACTGCGAGGATCTGAACAAGATGACCTCCTCCAACCTGGCCATCGTGTTCGGTCCGAATTTCCTGTGGTCGCGCAGCACCAGCACCTCCCTGGAGGAGATCGCTCCCATCAATGCTTTCGTCGACTTTGTGCTGCAGAACCACAAGGACATCTACTTGATCGACGTCAATCAGCGCACAGTGTCCGTCGACTAA
- the LOC6605404 gene encoding rho GTPase-activating protein 68F isoform X2 produces the protein MDAHSRFAPRLPGPAINPIVDNSDEPQPSLSDLHDFEPKLEFDDTELLAPSPLENVMVGDFVLAEDPELEPEEDVNPLEDDFEDQLREQSENFQTPRNKCDFLGTDKQGRHIFGIYASRFPEKSQLEGFVREIIKEIEPFVENDYILVYFHQGLKEDNKPSAQFLWNSYKELDRNFRKNLKTLYVVHPTWFIRVIWNFFSPFISDKFRKKLVYISSLDELRQALGLNKLKLPDNICDLDDKLNPSRKPSTPPPSSNINASRQQQHKMATTHQFGVPLKFIVMNSPCLNSIPPIVRKCVDSLSITGVIDTEGIFRRSGNHSEIMALKERVNRGEDVDLKSVNVHVIAGLLKSFLRDLAEPLLTFELYEDVTRFLDWPKEERSRNVTQLIREKLPEENYELFKYIVEFLVRVMDCEDLNKMTSSNLAIVFGPNFLWSRSTSTSLEEIAPINAFVDFVLQNHKDIYLIDVNQRTVSVD, from the exons ATGGACGCCCATTCGCGTTTCGCGCCGAGATTACCAG GTCCCGCCATCAATCCGATCGTCGATAACTCGGACGAGCCCCAACCCAGTCTCTCCGATCTGCACGACTTCGAGCCGAAGCTAGAGTTTGATGATACCGAGCTGCTGGCTCCATCTCCGCTAGAAA ATGTTATGGTCGGTGATTTCGTTCTGGCCGAAG ATCCAGAACTTGAGCCCGAGGAAGATGTAAATCCGCTGGAGGACGACTTCGAGGACCAACTCAGGGAGCAGTCTGAAAACTTTCAGACTCCCAGAAACAAATGCGATTTCCTGGGAACCGATAAGCAGGGTCGCCACATCTTTGGCATTTATGCATCCCGCTTTCCCGAAAAATCCCAACTGGAAGGATTTGTGCG GGAAATCATCAAGGAGATCGAACCGTTTGTGGAGAACGACTACATCTTGGTTTATTTCCATCAAGGCCTCAAGGAGGACAACAAACCATCCGCACAGTTCCTGTGGAATTCGTACAAGGAGCTCGATCGCAACTTCCGCAAGAATCTGAAGACGCTGTATGTGGTTCATCCGACGTGGTTCATACGAGTCATTTGGAACTTCTTTAGCCCCTTCATCAGCGACAAGTTCCGCAAGAAGCTAGTCTACATCTCCAGCTTGGACGAGCTGCGCCAGGCGCTCGGCCTGAACAAGCTGAAGCTGCCGGACAACATCTGCGACCTGGACGACAAACTGAACCCCAGCCGGAAGCCATCGACACCGCCGCCCAGCAGCAATATAAATGCATcccggcagcagcagcacaaaatGGCGACGACGCATCAATTTGGTGTGCCCCTGAAATTCATTGTGATGAACAGTCCGTGCTTGAACTCCATTCCGCCAATTGTGCGCAAGTGCGTGGACTCGCTGTCCATAACGGGCGTGATCGATACGGAGGGCATATTCCGTCGATCGGGCAATCACTCGGAGATCATGGCGCTAAAGGAGCGCGTTAACCGCGGCGAGGATGTGGATCTGAAGAGCGTGAATGTCCACGTGATAGCCGGCCTGCTGAAGAGTTTCCTGCGCGATCTCGCCGAGCCGCTGCTCACCTTCGAGCTGTACGAGGACGTGACACGTTTCCTAGACTGGCCCAAGGAAGAGCGTTCGAGGAACGTGACGCAACTGATACGCGAAAAACTGCCAGAGGAGAACTACGAACTGTTCAAGTACATTGTCGAGTTCCTGGTCAGGGTGATGGACTGCGAGGATCTGAACAAGATGACCTCCTCCAACCTGGCCATCGTGTTCGGTCCGAATTTCCTGTGGTCGCGCAGCACCAGCACCTCCCTGGAGGAGATCGCTCCCATCAATGCTTTCGTCGACTTTGTGCTGCAGAACCACAAGGACATCTACTTGATCGACGTCAATCAGCGCACAGTGTCCGTCGACTAA
- the LOC6605404 gene encoding rho GTPase-activating protein 68F isoform X3, whose protein sequence is MVGDFVLAEDPELEPEEDVNPLEDDFEDQLREQSENFQTPRNKCDFLGTDKQGRHIFGIYASRFPEKSQLEGFVREIIKEIEPFVENDYILVYFHQGLKEDNKPSAQFLWNSYKELDRNFRKNLKTLYVVHPTWFIRVIWNFFSPFISDKFRKKLVYISSLDELRQALGLNKLKLPDNICDLDDKLNPSRKPSTPPPSSNINASRQQQHKMATTHQFGVPLKFIVMNSPCLNSIPPIVRKCVDSLSITGVIDTEGIFRRSGNHSEIMALKERVNRGEDVDLKSVNVHVIAGLLKSFLRDLAEPLLTFELYEDVTRFLDWPKEERSRNVTQLIREKLPEENYELFKYIVEFLVRVMDCEDLNKMTSSNLAIVFGPNFLWSRSTSTSLEEIAPINAFVDFVLQNHKDIYLIDVNQRTVSVD, encoded by the exons ATGGTCGGTGATTTCGTTCTGGCCGAAG ATCCAGAACTTGAGCCCGAGGAAGATGTAAATCCGCTGGAGGACGACTTCGAGGACCAACTCAGGGAGCAGTCTGAAAACTTTCAGACTCCCAGAAACAAATGCGATTTCCTGGGAACCGATAAGCAGGGTCGCCACATCTTTGGCATTTATGCATCCCGCTTTCCCGAAAAATCCCAACTGGAAGGATTTGTGCG GGAAATCATCAAGGAGATCGAACCGTTTGTGGAGAACGACTACATCTTGGTTTATTTCCATCAAGGCCTCAAGGAGGACAACAAACCATCCGCACAGTTCCTGTGGAATTCGTACAAGGAGCTCGATCGCAACTTCCGCAAGAATCTGAAGACGCTGTATGTGGTTCATCCGACGTGGTTCATACGAGTCATTTGGAACTTCTTTAGCCCCTTCATCAGCGACAAGTTCCGCAAGAAGCTAGTCTACATCTCCAGCTTGGACGAGCTGCGCCAGGCGCTCGGCCTGAACAAGCTGAAGCTGCCGGACAACATCTGCGACCTGGACGACAAACTGAACCCCAGCCGGAAGCCATCGACACCGCCGCCCAGCAGCAATATAAATGCATcccggcagcagcagcacaaaatGGCGACGACGCATCAATTTGGTGTGCCCCTGAAATTCATTGTGATGAACAGTCCGTGCTTGAACTCCATTCCGCCAATTGTGCGCAAGTGCGTGGACTCGCTGTCCATAACGGGCGTGATCGATACGGAGGGCATATTCCGTCGATCGGGCAATCACTCGGAGATCATGGCGCTAAAGGAGCGCGTTAACCGCGGCGAGGATGTGGATCTGAAGAGCGTGAATGTCCACGTGATAGCCGGCCTGCTGAAGAGTTTCCTGCGCGATCTCGCCGAGCCGCTGCTCACCTTCGAGCTGTACGAGGACGTGACACGTTTCCTAGACTGGCCCAAGGAAGAGCGTTCGAGGAACGTGACGCAACTGATACGCGAAAAACTGCCAGAGGAGAACTACGAACTGTTCAAGTACATTGTCGAGTTCCTGGTCAGGGTGATGGACTGCGAGGATCTGAACAAGATGACCTCCTCCAACCTGGCCATCGTGTTCGGTCCGAATTTCCTGTGGTCGCGCAGCACCAGCACCTCCCTGGAGGAGATCGCTCCCATCAATGCTTTCGTCGACTTTGTGCTGCAGAACCACAAGGACATCTACTTGATCGACGTCAATCAGCGCACAGTGTCCGTCGACTAA
- the LOC6605405 gene encoding eukaryotic translation initiation factor 3 subunit L, with protein sequence MYGGDEYATNSEYYDDYAHTGDPQLDMEYERNYYAARMPDNVKYFLINFCQAIKEGNLYDIQNMYENTFPQISDHHFDKTAWPEEQEVAAIVDNDKVFLILYKELYYRHIHARIPGGPKLEQRINSFFNYCDFFNLIISAQNPVMLELPDIWLWELVDEFVYQFQNFAQYRARLTEKSQDEIQQLCVNHSNEWSILCILNVLHSLVDISNIKKQLEAISQGVDPQTVAGDFGKLSFYKMLGYFSLVGLLRVHSLLGDYYQAIKVLEPIEIHKKSAYSHIPACQISTSYYVGFAYMMMRRYADAIRTFSDILLYIQRTKQLYSTRSYQNDQINKQAEQMYHLLAICLVLHPQCIDESIQQVLREKNYHDAMFKMQCGDLEVFKSFFVFACPRFVSPCPPAVDAPMDDYVKDPMEHQLLVFMDEVRQQKDLPTTRSYLKLYTTLPLTKLASFIDPNASEDDVSKLLIRLLCFKHKMRNLVWSKGPSGLEGTFKSGSELDFYIDDDMIHIADTKVSHRYGDFFVRKILKFNDLNRKLKNINI encoded by the exons ATGTACGGCGGAGACGAATACGCAACCAATTCG GAGTACTACGATGACTACGCCCATACCGGAGACCCGCAACTGGACATGGAGTACGAGAGGAACTACTACGCCGCCCGGATGCCGGACAACGTCAAGTACTTCCTCATCAACTTCTGCCAGGCGATCAAGGAGGGAAACTTGTACGACATCCAGAACATGTACGAAAACACGTTCCCGCAGATCAGCGACCACCACTTCGACAAGACTGCTTGGCCCGAGGAGCAGGAGGTGGCTGCTATCGTGGACAACGACAAGGTCTTCCTGATCTTATACAAGGAGTTGTACTATCGCCACATCCACGCCCGCATCCCCGGTGGTCCCAAGTTGGAGCAGAGGATCAACTCGTTCTTCAACTACTGCGACTTCTTCAACCTGATCATCTCGGCCCAGAACCCAGTGATGCTGGAGCTGCCCGACATTTGGCTGTGGGAGTTGGTGGATGAGTTCGTGTATCAGTTCCAGAACTTTGCGCAGTACCG CGCCCGCCTTACGGAGAAATCGCAGGATGAGATCCAGCAGCTGTGCGTGAACCACAGCAACGAGTGGAGCATTCTCTGCATCCTCAACGTTCTGCATTCCCTCGTGGACATCTCGAACATCAAGAAGCAGCTGGAGGCCATCTCGCAGGGCGTTGATCCCCAGACCGTGGCCGGTGACTTTGGCAAACTGTCCTTCTACAAGATGCTGGGATACTTCTCCCTCGTAGGACTGCTGCGCGTTCACTCGCTGTTGGGTGACTATTACCAGGCCATCAAGGTGCTGGAGCCCATTGAGATCCACAAGAAGTCCGCCTACTCGCACATCCCCGCCTGCCAAATCTCGACGTCGTACTACGTGGGCTTCGCCTACATGATGATGCGCCGCTACGCTGATGCCATCCGCACCTTCTCTGATATCCTCCTGTACATCCAGCGTACCAAGCAGCTGTACAGCACGCGTTCATACCAAAACGATCAAATCAACAAGCAGGCAGAGCAGATGTACCATCTTTTGGCCATCTGCCTGGTGCTCCATCCCCAGTGCATCGACGAGTCCATCCAGCAGGTGCTCAGGGAAAAGAACTACCACGACGCCATGTTTAAGATGCAATGCGGTGATCTGGAGGTCTTCAAGTCCTTCTTTGTCTTCGCCTGCCCACGTTTCGTGAGCCCCTGCCCGCCAGCTGTAGATGCACCCATGGACGACTACGTCAAGGACCCGATGGAGCACCAGTTGCTGGTTTTCATGGACGAGGTGCGCCAACAGAAGGATCTGCCCACAACGCGCTCGTATCTGAAGCTGTACACCACCCTGCCGCTGACCAAACTGGCATCTTTCATCGATCCCAACGCCAGCGAGGATGACGTGTCGAAGCTGCTGATCCGCCTGCTTTGCTTCAAGCACAAAATGCGCAACCTGGTGTGGAGCAAGGGACCCAGCGGCCTGGAGGGCACATTCAAGTCTGGCTCCGAG TTGGACTTCTACATCGACGACGACATGATTCACATAGCCGACACCAAGGTTTCACATCGGTATGGCGACTTCTTTGTGCGTAAAATCCTTAAGTTCAACGATCTGAATCGCAAACTGAAGAACATCAACATTTAA
- the LOC116800914 gene encoding L-aminoadipate-semialdehyde dehydrogenase-phosphopantetheinyl transferase — MSKHICTRWAFDLGSWRPTLPQLSQAVASIQPEERARLMKFHFIDDFLSSLIGRLLMRKYVSTCSGLPPPEVKFARDVRGKPYWVTGKDYDGPPLSFNVSHQGSMVLLAGIAGESSDPDFGIGTDVMKIEYSGGKSLSEFFRLMKSKFSTEEWSYIGRPHHDEREQVKAFMRHWCLKEAYVKELGVGITVELQKISFSVDTTRSLETEVSPLIGTSLRCHDQPMDNWHFEEHLLQEDYCAAIAFRNCLPQEHGRFKFLQVEELLVKSEDSELEDVISYCQKALLKPYKRS, encoded by the coding sequence ATGAGCAAACACATCTGCACCCGCTGGGCCTTTGACCTGGGCAGCTGGAGGCCAACACTTCCTCAACTGAGCCAGGCGGTGGCGTCAATTCAACCGGAGGAACGAGCTCGGCTCATGAAGTTCCACTTCATCGATGACTTTCTGTCCTCGCTAATTGGCCGTCTTCTGATGCGAAAATATGTGAGCACGTGCAGCGGATTGCCGCCGCCCGAAGTGAAGTTCGCCCGGGATGTGAGGGGTAAACCCTACTGGGTGACGGGGAAGGATTACGATGGACCACCTCTCAGCTTCAATGTGTCCCATCAGGGAAGTATGGTACTTCTGGCGGGCATTGCGGGAGAGAGCAGTGATCCCGACTTCGGAATCGGCACAGATGTCATGAAGATCGAGTACAGTGGTGGCAAGTCGCTGTCGGAATTCTTTCGCCTGATGAAGAGCAAGTTTTCGACCGAGGAATGGAGTTATATTGGAAGACCACACCATGATGAGCGGGAGCAGGTGAAGGCCTTCATGCGCCACTGGTGTCTCAAGGAGGCGTACGTCAAGGAGTTGGGTGTTGGCATCACTGTGGAGCTGCAAAAGATCAGCTTCTCAGTGGACACTACTCGCAGCTTGGAGACGGAAGTTTCCCCTTTGATCGGTACCAGCCTGCGTTGCCACGACCAACCCATGGACAATTGGCATTTCGAGGAGCATTTATTGCAGGAGGACTACTGTGCGGCCATTGCATTCCGGAATTGTTTGCCACAGGAGCATGGAAGGTTCAAGTTTCTGCAAGTTGAGGAACTGCTCGTGAAGAGTGAAGATTCGGAACTGGAAGATGTGATCAGCTACTGCCAAAAGGCTCTTCTTAAGCCCTACAAGCGATCATGA